Genomic segment of Streptomyces alboniger:
TGGCAGGTGCGCGTGGTTCGATGCATGACACCGTTTTTTCGGAACACCAAAGCTAGAGATAGGTGCGGCACTCGCTTCCACGGCGCCGCCGATTGGCCCGCTGGTTATCCGGCTCCGGAATGGTATGGCTAATCTGACGTCGGCGCAGGTAACTCCGGTTGCGGCGAAAGCTGTACGCTTTACCGCCGCTGAGATGGTGCGGGCGGGTACGAGGGTGTCCACCCGGGCGGCTGCGCTTGCCGGGTTTCCGCGGCGCTGCTCTACGGGCGCCCGGGGGCGCGGAAGGAGTACGCGCCGTCGTTGACCGCGAGGCCGTGTCCGGCTGTCGTCCAGCACGCAGGCGCCGACGACCTGGTCGTCGGCGGGCCCAGCGTCGTCAGCTCATGGAAGACAGTGTCTGACCGGCATGCCGCTGGTCAGCGGATGGCACATGGGACAGGGTCCTGCGGATGGTACAGGCGGATGCCGACGCTGAGGGCCGTATCGACTGGTCCATGGTGGGCGTGGATTCCACTGTGTGCCGCGCTCATCAGCATGCCGCGGGCTCACTTCTCTGCCGTTTCCCGGTACTGGGGTGCCTCGTTGGTTGTCCGGATGAATGCCCGGAGGACCGACGGCAAGGGGCGGGGTGTGCGACAGGGGCGGTCGCCGGAGGGGTTGTCGGCGAGCTGGAGGCTGGAGGAAGGCGACTCGAAGCTCGTGACCAACAAGACCGGGATGACGAGGTTCGGCTTCTGCCTGATGCTGAAGTGCTCCCAGACCGAGGCCAGGTACCCGGCGGGAGCAAAGCGTCACCCGAAGCAGATCCGCGAGGCCCAGGGGTTCCGACCGGCGACGCCGGACAACGAGGAGCAACTCGATCTCAGGCGTCGGGCCACCGGGCACAGGCTCCGGACAGGGCCGGACCACTCGGGCCCGCTATCACAGTCCAGTACAGCCCACGCGTCATGAGCGCGAGAACGCGGCTCACCGGGATGATCTACCTGCTGCTGGCTCTGGTCGGGATAGGCGGCGCATTGTGGCTAGCCTACGAATGCCGGTTGAAAGTGGCGGAAACAGGGATCGCTCTGCTGCCCTCGTTGGCGGGGCTGTACCTGGCATGGGCCGGCTTCTGCGCCGACCGTGGCGATGCCTCAGCAAACCGAGGGCTGGAAGAAATTGCCGATCAGTTGGCGGTGGCGGTTCGCAGCCAGTGGGAGGACGAGGCGCGGGTACGGCGCCTCAACGATCCATATCCGCTGCCAGTGTCCTGGGCACCGGCGGATCCGGACTTGACCGAGAACTGGCCACGGTTGAGGGCGACTGCGGAGGGCTGGCCAGGGGGCCCGCCGTCCGACCCGCAAACATGGGCAGCAGGACCGGGCGACCTCACGGGGACCGATCTGGAGGTCGTCGATGTACTCATGCACAGGATTCCTACCCGTCGCCTGGTCATCCTTGGATCCCCAGGCTCGGGCAAGACCATGCTGATGGTTCGTCTGCTGTTGGCTATGGTCGAGCAGCGTTCCCCAGGCGATGCGGTCCCTGTACTGTTCCCCCTCGCATCATGGAATCCAGCTGCACAAGACCTGAACGAATGGTTGGTCGAACGTCTAATCCAGGATTACGTCAGCCTACGAGGCTCTGCCTCGGCTTCCTTGAGCAGCATGAACCGTGCTCGGGCACTGCTGGAGCACCGCTTGATCCTGCCGATCCTCGATGGCCTCGACGAACTTCCCCCGACTTCCCGAGCTGTGGCACTCGACGCGATCAACCAGGCTCTGCCACCCCGCCAAGCACTGGTTCTGTCGAGCCGTGTCAATGAATATCGACAGGCCCAGTTCCCCGTGGCAGGGGTTCCGGTAAGGCTGATCGGGGCGGCAGGCATCGAGCTCCAGCCTCTGGCAGCCACTGAGATGGCCACCTACCTGCGTCGTGACGCCGGTGGGGAGAACAGCATGTCAGCCGCCCGCTGGGAGTCAGTGCTCGCCCAGCTCGGCTCCAACGCACCTGTCGGACAGGCGCTTCGGACTCCGTTGGCGTTGTTCCTCGCACGTACCGTCTACAACCCACGTCCCGGCGAGCGCCCGGTCAGCCTGCCCGACCCGGCCGAACTCTGCGATGTGAACCGGCTGCCCACCAAAGCAGCCATCGAACAGCACCTGTTCGACGCCTTCATCCCTGCGGCCTACCGACGCCGCCCTGGCACCACGTGCCGTTGGAGCCCACAGTTTGCTGAACACGTTCTGGTCTATCTGGCCGGGCACCTGCAGAACACGCTGCTCGGAACCCCCGATCTGGCCTGGTGGCAACTGCATCGAGCCATGCACCGGCGCGCGTACCAGCTTCTCCTCGCAATAGTCACCGGGTTCACCGCCGGAATCAGCACCCTGAGCATCGGCCTGGGCGTTGGCGCAGGTGTCGGCCTTGCGGCCGGGTTCCTGGGCTGGCGCACCGGCGGCAAGCCCAGGCGGCTGCCCGCAGTCGCCTTCCACTGGTCCGGGGCAGGGTTTTACCGTGGTCTGATGAGGGCGGTCGCGTTCGGCCTCGTCCTCGTGCTGTCGGCGCGGGTCGACCCAGTGCTCGGCCTCCTGAGCGGCCTATTCCTCGGCCCCGTGGTGGGTACCTG
This window contains:
- a CDS encoding NACHT domain-containing protein gives rise to the protein MSARTRLTGMIYLLLALVGIGGALWLAYECRLKVAETGIALLPSLAGLYLAWAGFCADRGDASANRGLEEIADQLAVAVRSQWEDEARVRRLNDPYPLPVSWAPADPDLTENWPRLRATAEGWPGGPPSDPQTWAAGPGDLTGTDLEVVDVLMHRIPTRRLVILGSPGSGKTMLMVRLLLAMVEQRSPGDAVPVLFPLASWNPAAQDLNEWLVERLIQDYVSLRGSASASLSSMNRARALLEHRLILPILDGLDELPPTSRAVALDAINQALPPRQALVLSSRVNEYRQAQFPVAGVPVRLIGAAGIELQPLAATEMATYLRRDAGGENSMSAARWESVLAQLGSNAPVGQALRTPLALFLARTVYNPRPGERPVSLPDPAELCDVNRLPTKAAIEQHLFDAFIPAAYRRRPGTTCRWSPQFAEHVLVYLAGHLQNTLLGTPDLAWWQLHRAMHRRAYQLLLAIVTGFTAGISTLSIGLGVGAGVGLAAGFLGWRTGGKPRRLPAVAFHWSGAGFYRGLMRAVAFGLVLVLSARVDPVLGLLSGLFLGPVVGTWLGRKVVALAGQETQSPDLASAVGPEKILRWDRRIFWRLIAEFGFGYGLVLAFGILALLNSSTTVSVSVAVLLLIPAFGVSGASTYAASGHFTLTRYYLMLHRQLPRDLMAFLADAHERGVLRQAGAVYQFRHIDLQHHLAQRASAQP